Proteins encoded by one window of Paenibacillus sp. DCT19:
- the ppc gene encoding phosphoenolpyruvate carboxylase, producing the protein MTETMVTASKSQSNNLLRRDVRFLGNILGEVLVHQGGTELLDIVEKIRETSKSLRAEFLPELYTEFKTMIQELDSENRHQVIRAFAIYFQLVNIAEQNHRIRRKRDYERSAGDTVQPGSIEKAVQDLKERGLSHKEVEEILDELSLELVMTAHPTEAMRRVILDIHKRISEDVMLLDNPTLTLREREQLREKLLNEVITLWQTDELRDRKPTVLDEVRNGMYYFHETLFHVLPDVYQELERCLNKFYPDHDWHVPTYLRFGSWIGGDRDGNPSVTSEVTWQTLLMQRKLALREYQRIMIELMGHLSFSTNIIHVSDELVQSIEQDRNCVTLKKVDIWRNEKEPYRIKLAYMIAKLNNVLDENKVGQPDRYSGAQDLIDDLMIIDRSLRHHFADYVADTTIRKMIRQVELFGFHTAALDVRQHSKEHENAMSEILAKMNIVEDYARLTEDGKIDLLARLLEDPRPLTSPYHQYSEGTKECLDVFRTIKRAQNEYGSTCITSYLISMTQGASDLLEVMVFAKEVGLFRKGQNGEIESTLQAVPLFETIDDLHAASEIMQKLFNLPVYRASVSARNELHEIMLGYSDSNKDGGVVTANWELRVAMNAITAVGNEHGVKLKFFHGRGGALGRGGMPLNRSILAQPPHTIGGGIKITEQGEVISSRYSLQGIAYRSLEQATSALLTAALNGLEPQESVSEQQWDDIIREISEVSLTKYQDLIFRDPDFFNFFKESTPLPEVGELNIGSRPSKRKNSDKFEDLRAIPWVFAWTQSRYLLPAWYAAGTGLQSFYQDKEENLAVLKEMYANFPFFRTLIDTVQMAVAKADLVIAKEYSAMTSNKEARDRIYGQIEAEFKLTKELILKITGETEILNDVPVIQESIRLRNPYVDPLSYMQVQLLSELRDMRERGEDDTELLREVLLTINGIAAGLRNTG; encoded by the coding sequence ATGACTGAAACTATGGTAACCGCCAGCAAAAGCCAATCGAACAATCTGCTTCGGAGAGACGTGCGGTTCCTGGGTAACATACTCGGAGAAGTTCTAGTCCACCAAGGGGGCACAGAGCTTCTCGATATCGTTGAGAAGATTCGGGAAACGAGCAAGTCGTTACGTGCAGAATTTTTGCCTGAACTGTATACAGAGTTCAAAACGATGATCCAGGAATTAGACTCGGAAAATCGCCACCAGGTTATTCGAGCTTTTGCAATTTATTTTCAATTAGTTAACATTGCTGAACAAAACCATCGGATCCGGCGTAAAAGGGATTATGAACGCTCTGCGGGAGATACTGTACAGCCAGGATCCATTGAGAAAGCCGTACAGGATCTGAAAGAACGTGGGTTGTCTCATAAGGAAGTAGAAGAGATTCTAGATGAATTGTCACTGGAACTGGTTATGACTGCTCATCCAACTGAGGCAATGCGCCGAGTGATTCTGGACATCCATAAACGGATATCAGAAGATGTCATGCTTCTTGATAATCCTACGCTAACGTTGCGTGAACGTGAGCAGTTGCGTGAGAAGTTGTTGAATGAGGTTATTACCCTCTGGCAAACAGACGAACTCCGTGACCGTAAACCGACTGTACTGGATGAAGTACGGAACGGGATGTATTACTTTCATGAAACGTTGTTCCACGTACTTCCGGACGTATATCAGGAGCTTGAACGCTGCCTGAACAAATTTTACCCTGACCATGACTGGCATGTGCCGACGTATTTGCGCTTCGGTTCCTGGATTGGTGGAGACCGGGACGGAAATCCTTCGGTAACTTCAGAGGTAACATGGCAAACGCTTCTGATGCAGCGCAAGCTCGCATTGCGTGAGTATCAGCGGATTATGATTGAATTGATGGGACATCTCAGCTTCAGCACCAATATTATTCATGTTTCCGATGAGCTGGTGCAGTCGATCGAGCAGGATCGTAACTGTGTCACATTGAAGAAAGTGGATATTTGGCGCAACGAGAAAGAGCCTTATCGCATCAAACTTGCCTATATGATCGCTAAATTAAACAATGTGCTTGATGAAAATAAAGTAGGTCAGCCAGACCGCTATAGTGGCGCTCAGGACTTGATTGATGATCTGATGATTATTGATCGCAGCCTACGTCATCACTTCGCAGATTACGTGGCAGACACAACCATTCGCAAAATGATCCGTCAAGTCGAATTGTTTGGCTTCCACACAGCTGCACTTGATGTACGTCAACATAGTAAAGAGCATGAAAATGCAATGTCAGAAATTCTGGCTAAAATGAACATTGTAGAAGATTATGCTCGCCTCACAGAGGATGGCAAAATCGATTTGCTTGCTCGATTGCTCGAAGATCCACGACCACTGACTTCTCCTTATCACCAATACAGTGAGGGAACGAAGGAATGTCTGGATGTCTTCCGTACAATTAAACGAGCTCAGAACGAGTACGGTTCAACCTGTATCACAAGTTACCTGATTAGTATGACCCAAGGTGCAAGTGATCTTCTCGAGGTAATGGTATTTGCTAAGGAAGTAGGCTTGTTCCGTAAAGGACAAAATGGAGAGATCGAATCTACGCTTCAAGCAGTTCCTTTGTTTGAAACGATCGATGACCTTCATGCTGCTTCTGAGATCATGCAGAAGTTGTTCAACCTTCCGGTATATCGCGCAAGCGTAAGTGCCCGAAATGAGTTGCATGAGATTATGCTTGGGTACTCAGATAGTAATAAGGATGGCGGAGTAGTGACTGCGAACTGGGAATTGCGTGTTGCAATGAACGCGATTACGGCAGTGGGTAACGAACACGGCGTCAAACTGAAATTCTTCCATGGACGTGGCGGTGCTCTGGGGCGTGGAGGTATGCCACTCAACCGTAGTATCCTGGCACAGCCACCACACACTATTGGAGGCGGCATTAAAATTACGGAGCAGGGTGAGGTTATCTCATCACGCTACTCTCTCCAAGGGATCGCTTACCGCAGTTTAGAGCAGGCGACCTCAGCGTTGCTTACGGCTGCACTCAACGGTTTGGAGCCACAAGAGTCAGTATCTGAGCAACAGTGGGATGACATCATTAGAGAGATCTCTGAGGTATCACTCACGAAATATCAAGATCTCATTTTCCGTGATCCAGATTTCTTCAATTTCTTCAAGGAATCAACACCGCTGCCTGAGGTGGGTGAGCTTAACATTGGTTCACGTCCATCCAAACGGAAAAATAGCGATAAATTTGAGGATCTTCGAGCAATCCCTTGGGTATTCGCTTGGACTCAAAGTCGTTATTTGCTCCCAGCATGGTATGCGGCAGGAACGGGATTACAAAGCTTCTATCAGGATAAAGAGGAAAACCTCGCTGTTCTGAAAGAAATGTATGCAAACTTCCCATTCTTCCGTACATTGATCGATACGGTTCAAATGGCCGTTGCCAAAGCGGATCTTGTCATTGCCAAGGAATACTCTGCGATGACGTCTAACAAAGAAGCACGGGATCGTATCTATGGCCAGATTGAAGCGGAATTTAAGCTTACGAAAGAGCTTATCCTGAAGATTACGGGTGAAACTGAGATTCTGAATGACGTACCCGTTATTCAGGAATCGATTAGACTGCGTAACCCATATGTGGATCCATTGTCCTATATGCAAGTACAGCTTCTGAGTGAACTGAGAGATATGCGTGAACGTGGCGAAGATGACACAGAGTTGCTTCGCGAAGTGTTGCTTACCATTAATGGTATTGCTGCAGGTCTCCGGAACACAGGCTGA
- a CDS encoding WGxxGxxG family protein → MKKVCTIVASVALAVSLAGSASAHTTTNNMNHTEKQITEYENSNYRNNNYTNPNAYNVRNGDYRTNSIRTNAATTDRDRGMDWGWLGLLGLLGLAGMRKRATDHDHR, encoded by the coding sequence ATGAAAAAAGTTTGCACAATCGTTGCTTCTGTTGCATTGGCGGTATCACTTGCGGGATCCGCTTCTGCTCATACCACAACAAATAATATGAACCACACGGAGAAGCAAATTACGGAGTACGAGAATAGCAACTACAGAAACAACAATTACACGAATCCCAATGCTTACAACGTACGCAATGGGGATTACCGTACCAACAGTATTCGTACGAATGCTGCAACAACAGACCGTGACAGAGGAATGGACTGGGGTTGGCTAGGTCTCCTTGGACTTCTAGGGTTGGCAGGTATGCGCAAAAGAGCAACAGACCACGATCACCGTTAA